In Pyrus communis chromosome 11, drPyrComm1.1, whole genome shotgun sequence, the sequence gcaactagtttaactcaaaaatatcacaaagggactaggaatggatggtataaatgtatgaaatatatgagttatcagGTTCTTGGCTAACAATGAAGGCCTGCCTTCAAAGGACAAGCAAGGTATATTGCAAGctcttaaaactagtctaaaaATGAATATTTGCATGATGTATAGGTCATAGATTCAGGAGCCACAAACCATAAAGTTTTAGGGAAAGGAAAGATTAACTTAATGTCAGACAAGATTGAGTCTAGTGCATTGTTTGTTCTTTCATGTCTTTTTCAATTGCTCTTTGTTGGAAAACTCACAAATGCCCTAAACTGCTTAGCCATATTCTCTCCTCACATTGTAATTTTTCAGGACTGTGTCACCAAGAAGAAGATTGGTGAAGGGTTCCTTTTAGACGAACTTTATTACATATCGAAGGATTTCCAAATTCCAAAGGCAATTCAAGTTCAACCAAGTCTAGCTTAAGATAAGCAGCTATGGCATCACAGATTAGCTCACCTTCAGAATTGGTTTTGTCAAACTTTTTTCCCATTGTTTGTAAGGAGTTAATCCAATGTGAAACTTGCCACGTGTCTAAGTTCACTAGACTTCCTTTTGGTTCATCTTTATCTAAGTCTAGTCATGCCTTTGAACTTGTACACTTTGATGTATGGGGACATTTTCTTTAATCCTTTGATGGttataaatattttgtaacttttattgatgatttctcaagaGGTACATGGTTATATCTTTTGAAAGCCAAAAGTACAGTCATAgaattttttaaaaactttcatAATCTTGTCAGCAATCACTTTgcttcaaaaattaaaacatttagGTCTGACAATGGTTTTGAATACATGTCCCATAACATGAAACATTACTTGAGCATTCATGGAATCATGCACCAAACAAGTTGTGTAGGCACTCCATAACAAAATGGCATATCTGAAAGGAAGAAATGTGATTTACTTGAGAAGACTAGGGCTCTAATGATCCAAATGAATGTGCCAAAGAAATTTTGGTCTTAATGGGTTATGACTAATGCATATCTCATAAATCGACTTCCTAGTAgggttttgaaatttaaatcTCCAATGGAAGTGTTGAAAGGGAGAAAAACTGAACTGTCTCACCTTAGGGTGTTTGGTTGCACAAGTTTTGTTCACATATAGTCTCATCACATAGACAAATTGGATCCTAGGGCGAGCAAATGTATCTTTCTTGGTTACTCATCACAAAAAGGATACAAGTGTTATAACCCAAAATTACAGAAACTTGTCGTCTCAAAGATGTAAAGTTTCATGAAACAAGTCCTTGCTTTACCAAACACACTGATGCCTCCAATTAGGGGAAGTTGTTTCTTGAGTTTTATCCTTTACCTAAGGCTGAAGAGTCCATACAAGAAATGGAAACTCTTGGAACTATTGAAGGAAATGAAGTTCATCCTACTGAAAGTGAGACTACTGATTCAAGCAATTACAAAGAGTCTTATATGTCACATGATGACTAAGAAAACATGCCCACTGAAGTTCAACCAACTATCAAACGAAATCCTCCTCAACTCAGAAATCCTCCCATAAAGTTCAACCAACTATAAAAGTAGTCTTATATAAAAGActacttttatatatatatatatatatatatatatatatatatatattgttgtgtgaaacaatgaaaaaaagaaaattttaagcgGGCAACCACATTTTTGAAATCTAAATTAATTGCCCCTAGACAACCGCTTCAAGTCGTATTTATAAGAGCAAAAAGAGCAACCAAACAATGCTTTGGGCCATACATATTATTAGCAAATACCCACAACCACTTAAGTGAacaatcttattttatttaattttttttaattataatgtgtgattagtttaaaaaaaaattattgctaATTCGATTCGTTATGAggttaatgtaaataatattatttattaaaaaacatTTTATACTAATTTAGCTATTAGgttgttataaaaaataaaaaaaaactaacgaaaagttttaaattttttttttttaatgaaaaactctttTTAAAGGTATAATTAATAGTATCAGAAAAAGATATAAATGtggatttttattaaaaataaacaatgtCAAGAATGTTTTGTTAGACTTCCcataaaaaaaagcaaaatttatgtttatgtaattattTGGTAGATAAGagttttattaataaataatttagaTACAAAAACGATGCCGCAAGGACCCGGTCTCCCGCTCCCCAAACAATAATATAAAAAGGTCAAATCAGTAATAAAACCAAGAACTAGGGGTATTTTTCACAGCTCGCTCCTCGACGGCGATCCACTGCGGAAAATTACAGtgacacctctctctctcctcccgcCTCTCTCTTGGTCTGACTCTCTGACGTGTGagctgtctctctctctctcttctttgtgTGTGAGTCTTTGAGTTTTATTGTTTCTCAGCTTGTACAACAATGCAGTAAATATTTGTATTCagtgactctctctctctctctctctccctctctctctctccctctccctctcttcagTCTCTGTCtcattgattttgattttacATTTTATCACATTCACAGGAGCTTTCCCTGCATTACCATTTATGACATATCTTTCATTTCTTCAATCCCCACAAACCCTAAAGATTTACTTtcactttctcttcttctctcttcttctctgccGTGAAGGAAGAGCAAAATTCAAGAGTTGAATTTGGTAATGGCTTTTTGCttctggttttttttcttttgtttggtaATTTCTGCTGCTGGGTTTAATCTTGATCGCTTTTTCAAGCTTTAAGTTTAatccatatataaatatatacttatatatagaATAGATATATTGTCCCTATAGAAGctctgcttttttttcttttttattttattttataatattttctggaTTTTTAATGGTTTTCACGTAGTGGGTGAAGTGGGGCTGGTTGTAAAATGCCGTATTTTCTTCCGGCTTAGTCTTGGTGTTAATGGGGCTTTCTCCAAAATTGTTGATTTTGTATTGgtttttctgaatttttggGGTGGTGGGTTGGGAAAGATTTCAGGCATAATGTATTCTGCTGATTTGGGTTTAAAATATCTTATGTTAGTTGgtacaaatttaatatttttttactttgatttttcttgatatttgtttggttgctgagaaaactgAGGAAAACCAGTAGAAATTTTTTGGATCGGGACCTTGAGTTtacatttgttaatttttaccCCATTCAACCATTTTGCAGTCCATAATTGTTTGATTTTGTACAGAATCTGCTACATatttgttgctgctgctgattTGATTGTTCTTTCTAGGTACATCATGCTGTGGGCTCGGAAAATCTGAAGCTTTTTCTTTGAGGAACTTGATTTGGCCGCTTTTACTTTTTGCCCCACCTGTTTCACCCCTCAATTATTTGAAGGATCGAAAGCAGTTTGATGCTTCTGTGTCGCTTTGCATATTCTGCATTGATTCTCTCATCGTTGCTAGGCGTCAGAAACTGCAAAAGCAAAGCACtgttgtgttttttctttttttttttttttttttgaagtagaGAATCAATATCCTGCTTTCAGAGCCAAAAGGGTGTCCAGAACTGGAAAATAGTGATACCAATTTTTGTACTGTTTGAGAAAGTGAGGACCCCAATTGGGTTTCTAAGTTAGGTTCTTGGGAATTTAGGTGACTTGGGTAAAAGGGTCTTTTCAATGCAGGTTCTACAGCAGCTAGGTTGCTAGAGCGAATGGTGGTGCATGTCCGATAGTATATGTTCGGAATCTTTGCTTGTGGCTTTGAGGGCATTTGAGATTGAACGTTTTAAGGAAGGTGATTTTGCAATTGTGTggtgtaaaatttggtaatgaGTCGAGAACCGAAGCGGGGGAAGCAGGAGAAGGGCTCCGATGACGCTGAGAAGGTTGTCGTCGCGGTTAAGGCCTTGAAGGAAGTTCCTAAGACTGCTCTGGTCTGGGCGTTGACTCATGTTGTCCAACCTGGTGACTGTATAACACTACTTGTGGTTGTGCCCTCTCAAAGTTCTGGTATCTTTACGCTTCCTTTTCTAATTTTTGCCTATTTTCGTGTTTAATGAATACATAATAGGTGCGTTTTACTTCAACGCATAGATCCTAATAGTTCCCTCTTTAGTTTTACCTTGCAAAAGATCACACCATCCTACTTTCAAAAGGGGTTGGTACCCTCTGTTTATTGCCATTAGGACTGTGTAGTAGCTCGTTCTTTTTCATCGGTTAACGTTTAATGTTTTCTTCGTTGGTGAGCTTGCCTGTATGTTTCTTATCGACTCTGTGACTACAGCTTACGAtgcaatttgaatttatttgaGTTATTTGAGGAGGTTATCAGGATGTTTGATTGAATTGTTCAAGTACACAACTCTATTAATTACTATGAAAGAAGACTTGCACTCTAGTTTTAGTAAAATTCTGAAATCGAGCCTTAGTCTTTAAGCTCTAAATCCAGCAACTCTTTCCATTTTTGCAGTTTGTTTACATGTTACAAATTTTGATGCTGACAACTTATTCATGTTCCCCAATTTTCAGGTAAAAAGTTATGGGGCTTCCCAAGATTTGCAGGGGATTGCGCCAATGGTCACCGGAAGTCTCATACAGGAACAACCTCTGAGCTGAAATGCGATATATCAGATTCCTGCTCTCAGATGATCCTTCAGCTCCATGAAGTTTATGATCCAAATAAGGTAAGTTCATtgatatttaataatacttaTTAGTATTAAACACGTACATTTCCATGGATATTGACGCCTTGTTTGACTATTTTGCAGATAAATGTCAAGATAAAAATTATTTCTGGATCACCTTCTGGTTCTGTGGCGGTAGAGGCTAAAAAAGCTCAAGCCAGTTGGGTTGTTTTAGACAAGTAATGCTCAATTTGTTTATCTTTTCCACAAATAGGATTATTACTTGTAGTTTACTACTTTATTAACAGGATTCTGGATCACCATGTCTTGCGTTGAAACTATATACCTTTGCCTAAACATTAATGGGTTTGTGATTTTTACAGACATCTAAAACATGAGGAAAAACACTGCATGGAAGAGCTGCAGTGCAACATTGTGGTTATGAAGCATTCCCAGCCAAAAGTTCTTCGCTTGAATTTGAATGGATCATCTAAAAAGGAACCTGAATTGGCCAGTTCCTTGCTGTCTGAGCATGGTGCAGGGTCTGATAAACATCCCAAGCAGAAGAATGATTCTTTGAGTTCCATTCGAGGGCCGGTTGTGACTCCAACTAGTAGTCCAGAGCTTGGGACACCATTCACAGCCACCGAGGCTGGTACCTCATCGGTGTCAAGTTCAGATCCAGGAACTTCACCTTTTTTCATTccagaaaaaattgaagatCTGAAGAAAGTGGAATCATTAGTTAGTAAAGAAATCAAAGTTCTTGATGACAGTAGTTCAGACACAGACAGTGAACATTTATCATCTTCAGGTAGTATGAGGTTCCAACCATGGATAGCTGAATTTCTTGATTCTCATCGTCCATCCTTGCAACACATGGAAGAAAGCTCACACAGAAGTAACGATAACTCGAAAGCATCTACTACCAAGGCCTTTTTActgaaattttcaaaaattgataGAGATGCTGGAATTGGAATGCCCAATCATAGAGCTGACATGGAGTTCAGCGGAAATCTGAGAGAAGCAATTTCACTGTCCAGAAATGCTCCTCCAGGCCCCCCTCCATTATGTTCAATATGTCAACACAAGGCACCTGTGTTCGGAAAACCTCCAAGGTGGTTCAGCTATGCAGAGCTCGAGCTTGCTACCGGAGGATTTTCACAAGCCAATTTTTTGGCTGAGGGAGGGTTTGGTTCTGTTCACAGAGGGGTGCTGCCGGATGGCCAGGCTGTTGCTGTCAAGCAACACAAATTGGCTAGTTCTCAAGGCGATCAGGAGTTCTGTTCAGAAGTAGAAGTCCTGAGCTGTGCTCAGCACCGAAATGTTGTCATGTTGATTGGTTTCTGTATTGAGGATAGAAGAAGATTGCTGGTCTATGAGTATATATGCAATGGGTCATTGGATTCTCATCTATACAGTAATATTTCTTTTTCCGACAGCGGTAAACGTATTTTGTATGGAATGATACTTGATGTCAATTTATTGTGAAACTATATTGCATACTTACAATGATCTTCTGGGTCTGTTTCAGGGCGACATCGTGAGCCTTTAGAATGGTCTGCACGGCAAAAGATTGCTGTAGGGGCAGCTCGAGGGCTACGATATCTTCATGAAGAATGCAGAGTGGGTTGCATTGTGCACCGTGACATGCGACCAAACAACATCCTCATCACCCATGATTTTGAACCACTGGTACTGCGAACTTCTAGTCCTGTATTCAGATGCATGAATTGTGTATTTCGTTAGCTACTTAGTAGATAAAAATGTTGTTGACTTTATCCACTTTTCTTTCTAGGTTGGAGATTTTGGCCTCGCAAGGTGGCAGCCTGATGGGGACACGGGTGTGGACACAAGAGTAATTGGAACTTTCGGGTAAATCTCAAATAACAGCCCTTGCTGATGCCATTTCACCTTCCATCCAACTCTGTTATATGCTGCTCTGCATTTATCTGATGATTTGTTCTGTGTTGCAGATATTTGGCTCCTGAATATGCTCAAAGTGGTCAAATTACTGAAAAGGCTGATGTTTATTCCTTCGGGGTGGTCTTGGTGGAACTTGTTACAGGGCGAAAAGCTGTGGACCTTAACCGGCCTAAAGGGCAGCAATGTCTCACTGAATGGGTATGATAAAGCAAGTTGTAGATATCATATGTTTGTTCTAGTCTGTTGCTCGATTTTTATTGCTTATAACTTTTGATCCAACACAGGCGCGCCCGTTATTAGAAGAATTTGACATTGATGAACTGATTGACCCCAGACTTGAAAACTTCTATTCCGAACACGAGGTTTACTGCATGCTGCACGCTGCGTCGCTATGTATACGGCGGGATCCGCAATCTAGGCCTCGCATGTCTCAGGTAAAGAGGAACTCCGGAAAAAAGACATCCCAACTTGTTCTAATGACTAGCAGTTACAGCTTACTTTTAGGCTTTACAGGCAACCTATCTTGAATCTTAAGACATATGTTTGTTCATGTTCTTTAAGGTTCTGCGCATACTAGAAGGTGACATGATGATGGACACAAATTACATGTCAACGCCCGGGTATGATGTAGGATGCCTGAATGGTCAGGATGTGGGATGCCGGAGTGGCCGACTTTGGTcagagcagcagcagcagaaggaACATTATAGCGGCTCGCTACTAGATGAGGCGATGGAAGGGTACGAGAAGCTCTCTTGAGAATTTAAGGCCAGGTTTTAGGGAGAGGGACAGGGCAGGGCGGACTTCATGCGAAAACCATTTGTGAAGCGCTCGCCTTTTAGAACTACCACATATTTGGTGGACTAAAGATGTGATCTCCTTTTTGTAACGTAATCCATAATTCCTTTGATATTTTGGTTAATGCCACCTGCATTTTACTTCTGTATAGTAAAAAGAAGAGAATAGCAAGGTTTTGGAAACTTTTATTGGTGAATCTAATGAAAAATAccacttcaagtcttcaattgtGTTCCGTTAGCCATGCGCATGTTTTTCGGGCAAATTGGAAAGCTCGGCCGAGCATTGATTCTAAACGACGGAACGCTATATGGAGATGAGAAGAATAACAGCTACTCACTGAGATGGAATTTGCTTCAATTCATCTTCATTGCAATTTGGatctagctttgaaaaaccggcttatTTTTTCGGAAAAACAGGTGAATAGTGCCCATTAAATGAAATTTTGAAGACTATCAACCTACCCCCTTTCTGTCTTTATCGTAAGAGAGCAGAGAGCGCAAACTTCAGATCTGAAAACTCGAGTCCCCAACACTGCTCGTTGCTTCATCGCGTCCTTTGCGTTCTCCCTCGTATCATCAATATCACCAAGAAAGAATTGGAGTTGAATCACTGAAATGGATTGTTAAAGATAATTGAGAATCAGTGATTTGAGTTACAGATTTCATTTTGATGCCAAATTTGGGTGACTGACCTGAAACAGTTGTCAAATAAGGTCTCATTCAAGCTACTCAGATTTCCACCTCTAAACTTATCATACTTTTGACATTTCAATTGCCTTAATTCACTTTGTAAGCTATGTCACAATGCTGATTTGAAAGTAGCTACTACTGTGAGTGGTTTTATCTTAAACAAGGAGACAAGAAGAGAGAACAAAAACAGTTGTTTACTACAAATTATGTTGTTTATAGGAACTCAAATGAATGATAGGTTTCATTAGCCTGCTAAACAAATTATGGTGTTTACGTACGAAGGCATTCTGAACGTGATCGCCTTTTTAATGACCCCGATGACTTTAGTGAAGAGAATGatattgatgatgatgaagaatagTGCAACTATTGATGAAAGATCACATGAGATCGAAGTATTAAGAAATAACGTAGTCGTAAATTTGGTGAACGCATCTAGTTAGACTACTTTTATATTGAACAACTTCTGAATTATTCTATTCGAATTATGTATCAATTGATTGATGGTATTTCAAGTACATTAATAATGTCGTGCAAATGAATCCTAgttattttgtttgaaatatttcaatatttcaaaacaatttgTTGCACTAATTAGTATTTGAGATAGGTTTCAATTaagatataaatattttttttgaaacaaagtATATTTAATAATTGACCTTTTTGCCAAACCATTAAATTAATAACACATCCAttattgtactaaaaaaaaaaaaaaaaaaaaagaaaaaaacacatcGATTA encodes:
- the LOC137707531 gene encoding inactive protein kinase SELMODRAFT_444075-like isoform X2, giving the protein MSREPKRGKQEKGSDDAEKVVVAVKALKEVPKTALVWALTHVVQPGDCITLLVVVPSQSKKLWGFPRFAGDCANGHRKSHTGTTSELKCDISDSCSQMILQLHEVYDPNKINVKIKIISGSPSGSVAVEAKKAQASWVVLDKHLKHEEKHCMEELQCNIVVMKHSQPKVLRLNLNGSSKKEPELASSLLSEHGAGSDKHPKQKNDSLSSIRGPVVTPTSSPELGTPFTATEAGTSSVSSSDPGTSPFFIPEKIEDLKKVESLVSKEIKVLDDSSSDTDSEHLSSSGSMRFQPWIAEFLDSHRPSLQHMEESSHRSNDNSKASTTKAFLLKFSKIDRDAGIGMPNHRADMEFSGNLREAISLSRNAPPGPPPLCSICQHKAPVFGKPPRWFSYAELELATGGFSQANFLAEGGFGSVHRGVLPDGQAVAVKQHKLASSQGDQEFCSEVEVLSCAQHRNVVMLIGFCIEDRRRLLVYEYICNGSLDSHLYSNISFSDSGRHREPLEWSARQKIAVGAARGLRYLHEECRVGCIVHRDMRPNNILITHDFEPLVGDFGLARWQPDGDTGVDTRVIGTFGYLAPEYAQSGQITEKADVYSFGVVLVELVTGRKAVDLNRPKGQQCLTEWARPLLEEFDIDELIDPRLENFYSEHEVYCMLHAASLCIRRDPQSRPRMSQVLRILEGDMMMDTNYMSTPGYDVGCLNGQDVGCRSGRLWSEQQQQKEHYSGSLLDEAMEGYEKLS
- the LOC137707531 gene encoding inactive protein kinase SELMODRAFT_444075-like isoform X1, whose translation is MSREPKRGKQEKGSDDAEKVVVAVKALKEVPKTALVWALTHVVQPGDCITLLVVVPSQSSGKKLWGFPRFAGDCANGHRKSHTGTTSELKCDISDSCSQMILQLHEVYDPNKINVKIKIISGSPSGSVAVEAKKAQASWVVLDKHLKHEEKHCMEELQCNIVVMKHSQPKVLRLNLNGSSKKEPELASSLLSEHGAGSDKHPKQKNDSLSSIRGPVVTPTSSPELGTPFTATEAGTSSVSSSDPGTSPFFIPEKIEDLKKVESLVSKEIKVLDDSSSDTDSEHLSSSGSMRFQPWIAEFLDSHRPSLQHMEESSHRSNDNSKASTTKAFLLKFSKIDRDAGIGMPNHRADMEFSGNLREAISLSRNAPPGPPPLCSICQHKAPVFGKPPRWFSYAELELATGGFSQANFLAEGGFGSVHRGVLPDGQAVAVKQHKLASSQGDQEFCSEVEVLSCAQHRNVVMLIGFCIEDRRRLLVYEYICNGSLDSHLYSNISFSDSGRHREPLEWSARQKIAVGAARGLRYLHEECRVGCIVHRDMRPNNILITHDFEPLVGDFGLARWQPDGDTGVDTRVIGTFGYLAPEYAQSGQITEKADVYSFGVVLVELVTGRKAVDLNRPKGQQCLTEWARPLLEEFDIDELIDPRLENFYSEHEVYCMLHAASLCIRRDPQSRPRMSQVLRILEGDMMMDTNYMSTPGYDVGCLNGQDVGCRSGRLWSEQQQQKEHYSGSLLDEAMEGYEKLS
- the LOC137707531 gene encoding inactive protein kinase SELMODRAFT_444075-like isoform X3, with product MSREPKRGKQEKGSDDAEKVVVAVKALKEVPKTALVWALTHVVQPGDCITLLVVVPSQSSGKKLWGFPRFAGDCANGHRKSHTGTTSELKCDISDSCSQMILQLHEVYDPNKINVKIKIISGSPSGSVAVEAKKAQASWVVLDKHLKHEEKHCMEELQCNIVVMKHSQPKVLRLNLNGSSKKEPELASSLLSEHGAGSDKHPKQKNDSLSSIRGPVVTPTSSPELGTPFTATEAGTSSVSSSDPGTSPFFIPEKIEDLKKVESLVSKEIKVLDDSSSDTDSEHLSSSGSMRFQPWIAEFLDSHRPSLQHMEESSHRSNDNSKASTTKAFLLKFSKIDRDAGIGMPNHRADMEFSGNLREAISLSRNAPPGPPPLCSICQHKAPVFGKPPRWFSYAELELATGGFSQANFLAEGGFGSVHRGVLPDGQAVAVKQHKLASSQGDQEFCSEVEVLSCAQHRNVVMLIGFCIEDRRRLLVYEYICNGSLDSHLYRRHREPLEWSARQKIAVGAARGLRYLHEECRVGCIVHRDMRPNNILITHDFEPLVGDFGLARWQPDGDTGVDTRVIGTFGYLAPEYAQSGQITEKADVYSFGVVLVELVTGRKAVDLNRPKGQQCLTEWARPLLEEFDIDELIDPRLENFYSEHEVYCMLHAASLCIRRDPQSRPRMSQVLRILEGDMMMDTNYMSTPGYDVGCLNGQDVGCRSGRLWSEQQQQKEHYSGSLLDEAMEGYEKLS